From one Mustelus asterias chromosome 2, sMusAst1.hap1.1, whole genome shotgun sequence genomic stretch:
- the LOC144504038 gene encoding chemokine XC receptor 1-like: MDYNSTDYNYSYNYDYYGFNSTDYRDYVQLCENVYAKSFGATLTHVLYSLAFIFSLIGNALVLWVLVRYEKLRNVTDIFILNLVISDLLFAFSLPFWAVDHTFGWVFGKAMCKVMTAIFFIGYYSGISLLTLMTADRYLAVVHPLYAIRVRKAHYAGAVSSAVWAISVSVTIPEMIFSDTVAGQNEIICTSNYPPESARMWRLLGCYQQNILFFLIPFVVIVFCYCRILNTVIRCKARKKHKTVKLIFCIVVVFFVCWAPYNVVIFLYSLAEQVPEFLSCEMENGLTYAYFISRNLAYTHCCLNPFFYTFVGSKFRAHLIRLLSKSFPRVKICKEFSTTSNSTKHNTSQIFSDNELPLTSIRE, encoded by the coding sequence ATGGATTACAATTCTACTGACTATAATTACAGCTATAATTATGATTATTATGGTTTCAACTCGACAGATTACAGAGATTATGttcagctgtgtgagaatgtttATGCTAAATCCTTTGGAGCCACGCTTACGCATGTCTTATACAGCCTGGCCTTTATTTTTAGCCTGATTGGAAATGCCCTGGTCTTGTGGGTTCTGGTGAGATATGAGAAGTTGAGGAATgtgacagacatcttcattctgAACCTCGTCATCTCCGATCTGCTTTTCGCCTTCTCGCTTCCGTTCTGGGCTGTGGATCACACGTTCGGTTGGGTCTTCGGCAAAGCCATGTGCAAAGTAATGACTGCAATTTTCTTCATCGGTTACTACAGCGGGATCTCGCTGCTGACGCTGATGACTGCTGACAGGTACCTTGCGGTGGTGCATCCCCTGTACGCTATCAGAGTCAGGAAGGCCCACTACGCTGGGGCAGTCAGTTCAGCCGTTTGGGCAATTAGTGTCTCTGTAACAATCCCCGAGATGATTTTCTCTGATACCGTGGCTGGTCAGAACGAAATCATCTGCACAAGTAACTACCCACCCGAGAGTGCTCGCATGTGGCGACTGTTAGGATGCTATCAGCAAAATATCTTGTTCTTCTTAATCCCCTTTGTTGTAATTGTCTTCTGTTACTGTCGAATTCTCAACACTGTCATTCGGTGTAAAGCGAGGAAGAAGCACAAAACAGTGAAGCTTATCTTTTGTATTGTGGTGGTGTTCTTTGTGTGTTGGGCACCTTACAATGTTGTCATCTTCCTGTACTCCTTGgcggaacaggtgccggagttctTGAGCTGCGAGATGGAGAATGGACTGACTTACGCGTACTTCATTTCCCGGAACCTGGCTTATACCCACTGCTGCCTCAACCCATTCTTTTATACTTTTGTGGGTTCAAAGTTTAGGGCACATTTAATTAGGCTGCTGAGTAAAAGCTTCCCCCGTGTGAAAATCTGCAAAGAATTCAGCACCACTAGCAACAGCACCAAACACAATACCTCCCAAATTTTTTCAGATAACGAGCTGCCCCTCACTTCAATCAGGGAATGA
- the LOC144504059 gene encoding C-C chemokine receptor type 4-like, whose translation MSYSVSYSSVSAELPVMESTTDFGDYEYLCEKESVNRFGAALMPSFYMVVLMLSVIGNGLVLLVLVKYEYLKSITNIFILNLAISDLLSAICLPFWAIHHLKGWIFGVAMCKLMSGMFYIGFYSGIMFLTLMTIDRYLAVVHAVSAARSRKVRYATVTSVIVWLTSSLATIPDFFFAGLTDNDTICDNLYSRDNAVPWKLLRYYQQNILFFILPFVIIVYCYFRIIQTLVKCRTVQKHRTLRVIFTIVVVFFLCWTPYNVMIFLKSLVELELLEFEECELEIQLDYAYTISYTVAYFHCCLNPIFYAFVGQKFRKHLIHFCDRCFPYGIMCYQRQYGIRNPQVENSDGSLGNDTTNNW comes from the exons atgtcgtacAGTGTTAGTTACAGTTCG GTCTCTGCTGAGTTGCCCGTGATGGAGAGCACAACTGACTTTGGCGACTATGAATACCTCTGCGAAAAAGAAAGCGTCAACAGATTTGGGGCAGCCCTCATGCCCAGCTTCTATATGGTAGTTTTAATGCTCAGTGTCATTGGGAATGGACTGGTTCTGCTGGTACTTGTAAAATACGAATATCTAAAAAGCATAACAAACATATTCATTCTCAATCTTGCCATTTCAGATTTGCTTTCCGCTATTTGTCTCCCTTTCTGGGCAATCCATCACTTAAAAGGTTGGATCTTTGGAGTTGCCATGTGCAAATTAATGAGCGGTATGTTTTATATCGGCTTTTACAGCGGCATCATGTTCCTGACACTGATGACCATTGATCGCTATCTTGCAGTGGTTCATGCTGTGTCTGCCGCAAGATCCCGTAAGGTTCGCTATGCCACAGTGACCAGTGTGATTGTTTGGCTAACCAGCTCCTTAGCGACCATCCCTGACTTTTTCTTTGCCGGATTGACAGACAATGATACGATCTGTGACAACCTTTACTCACGCGATAACGCAGTCCCGTGGAAACTGTTACGATATTACCAACAAAATATACtgttctttatcctcccctttgtCATCATTGTGTACTGCTATTTTAGGATAATTCAGACACTGGTGAAGTGTAGAACGGTGCAGAAGCACAGGACGCTGAGAGTTATATTCACCATTGTTGTGGTATTTTTTTTATGTTGGACACCATACAATGTGATGATCTTCTTGAAGTCGCTGGTGGAACTTGAGTTGCTGGAGTTTGAAGAATGTGAGTTGGAGATACAGCTGGATTATGCGTACACCATCTCCTACACTGTGGCTTATTTCCACTGTTGCCTCAACCCCATTTTTTACGCCTTTGTGGGTCAAAAATTCAGAAAGCACCTCATCCATTTCTGCGACCGCTGTTTCCCATACGGTATAATGTGTTACCAGCGACAATACGGCATTAGGAATCCCCAAGTGGAAAATTCTGATGGTTCCCTGGGTAACGACACAACAAATAACTGGTAG